From Shewanella acanthi:
CTTGGATAAAATCAGCGCTAAGACAATTGCTGGCAAAATCGCAACGACGCTTGGTAGTTGATAGAAAGCGAAGTCAACGCCTTGGCTTTGAAAATACAGGCCTGCGCCAATGAAGAGGCCAAGGAAAACAAATAAAGGCAGGAGGGCGATAAACGAAGCCGGGCTACCTTGAGCTGGAGTAGGTGTTAGATGACTCAATGTTGTATCTCTTTATTTTTGCGTTTTGCCCGCGTAATCCTTGGCAGTCAAACTCGCTTAAAATCTGCGCCGTTTTGGCATCATATCCCAGTAACTTGTTGCAAAGCATATTGGATCGGCATTTGAGTGTCAATCTAGACGTCTAGATGTTTTTACTTCCGCAGTTAATGGTTCGTTACTAACTGGTTTCATTACTGGTTTAGAGAAGCTTTAAGTATTTAAAATCAATGCATTAAATTAGGTTGCTAGGAGCGATTGGGCGTTGCTGCTAATGCAATACCGATGATTTATTTATCATCTATTGAGGGAGTATAGCTGCTGAGGTGTTTTGAGCTCCCTTTAGGTTCGATTGGTGTTTAAATAAAAATATTAAAATAACCTTAAATTTATAACACTATGTTTTTCACAGTAAATATTCGTATATAGATACCACCAACTATAAAATACTAATGATAACGATTTGCACTTACTATGATGCTTGAATAGAATCGCCTTAATTATGTTAATAATTTTGGGGGAATGTATTAAATGGGTAAATCGACACTGCACCGTTTCAATCTAGTTGCACTTTCTTTAGCAACACTTGGCCTGAGTCAAACTGCGTTAGCAGGAGAAGATTTATTTGGTTACGTGAAGGGCGCCGAGGCCATGCCAAAGGATGCCATGGAACTCTATCAAAAAGTCACTTTCCGTAACGACAAAGGTCAAGGTACTTACCGTGGTATTAACTACGAAACTGAATTGGAATATGGCATGAGCGATAAATTCGCAGTATCCGGTTCGGCTAAGTTTATGTCTTTGGATACCAGTGGTTTGATTATCGATGGTTATCTGCCAAAGGAAAAAGAGATAGGCTTTAAAGCCTCAGGTTTGGAGCTGGGTGCAAGCTACATGTTCTTAAGCCCTGCAAAGGATGATATCGGTTTATCCATGACGACGTCGTTGGATTACGATTGGGTGGATACGCACTCGGGGCAAGATAAAGATACGCTTTCGTTAGAACTTGGGCTGCAAACGCAAAAATATATGCTCGAAGGTGAGCTGATTTGGGTAGGTAATTTAGGCATGGAGTCAACCTATGCTGACCGCGCACCGCTAAATAATTTACCTGAAGACTTTGATTGGCCGACTGATCCTGAAATGGAGATCGAGCTAAAACTTGGCACAGGATTAAGTTACCGTTTTGCGCCTAACTGGTTTATCAGTGCCGAAGTGTTATACGAGACAGAGTTTGAAACCGAAGTCGGTCAAGAGCGTTGGTCTTTCTTCGCCGGCCCTTCAATTCACTACGGTAGTGCTGATTGGTGGGCGACCTTAACTTGGTTACCCCAGTTAAGTGGTGGCGGTGAGCAATACGAAGGTCAAAAAGATACGGGCCTTCATCTGATTGAAAAAACTGAGCAGGAAGTCAGATTAAAAGTGGCCTTTAACTTCTAATCGCTTTCAAGGATTCTCAGGTAGCGGGAATATTCCGCTGCCTGATGATTCCTTAATAGGTTCATTTAACCCTATTTAGGTCAGTGTTATGGCGCATTCATATTTAAATAGCTTATTTTTTGTTCCCATAGTTGTGGTTGCTGCACCGGCTTTTTCGGCGGATTACTTAACGATTCCCGAGGCGCAGGCGCTGATTTTTGATAAAGCGGCTGTATTTACCGAGCGTCCGACACTGTTAAGTGGTGATGCAAAGGATCAAATAAAAAAATTGTCTGGAGTACGCCAACGTCAAGACAATCAGCCCATTTGGAAGGTTGAAAAGGATGGGCAATTCCTCGGCTGGTTTTTTGTTGACGATGTGGTCGGTAAGCACGAATACATTACCTATGCCGTTGGCGTTAGTCCCCAAGGTGAAGTGCTGGGGCTTGAGGTATTGAGCTACCGTGAGACCCACGGTGGTGAAGTCCGCGAAGTCAGTTGGCGCTCACAGTTCCACGGTAAAACGCTTAAGGATCCCTTTAAGCTCGATGAGGACGTGAGCAATATCAGTGGCGCGACGCTTAGCTGCCGTAATCTGTTAGATGGGGTTAAGCGTTTACTGGTGATCCATCAGTTGTTTTTGACTCAGAGTGCATAATGGCGCTGCGTCGAGCCAAGCCTTTACTGGGTACCCTCGTTGAAATTGCTGCCACATCACCCTTTTCAGGGGCTAGTGGACAGGCGCTAGATGAGAGCACCCAGCAAGCCAAACTGCAAGTCGCGATCAGCGCGGCTTTTTCCCGCGTAGCGGATATCAGCCGCTTATTGAGTTTTCATAAACAGGAAAGCGAGTTAAATCAGCTCAACGCAAATCCTGGTATTTGGTGTCATCTAAGCTCTGACAGTTTAAGGGTATTAAGACTTGCCAAATACCTAGGCCGAGCAAGTGATAATCTATTTAATTGTACCGTTGGCGGGGAGTTAATTGCTAGGGGGGCTTTACCCTCGCCTTTGGGCATGCCGTTACTTTCGCAAGGCCATTGGCAGGATATTGAAATAGAAGCAAATCGTGCCCGAATTCTTAGACCCATTATGTTGACCTTAGATGGTATAGCCAAGGGATATGCGGTGGATTTGGCGGTGAGTGTGCTGCGCCGACACGGCATTACCGGCGGCTGGGTGAATGCGGGGGGGGATTTAAAAGTCTTCGGAACTGCCACTCTTAATGTCATTTGTCGCGATACTAATGGTTTAAGCAAAAGCATCAAAATCAGTAATAGTGCGCTAGCAAGCTCCCGGGTTTCTTCATCCCTTAGTCAAGACTTCCCTGCTTTGTTGTTACCGACGGGCGAAGTCGATATTTCTGCCAATAGTGA
This genomic window contains:
- a CDS encoding DUF6662 family protein; amino-acid sequence: MGKSTLHRFNLVALSLATLGLSQTALAGEDLFGYVKGAEAMPKDAMELYQKVTFRNDKGQGTYRGINYETELEYGMSDKFAVSGSAKFMSLDTSGLIIDGYLPKEKEIGFKASGLELGASYMFLSPAKDDIGLSMTTSLDYDWVDTHSGQDKDTLSLELGLQTQKYMLEGELIWVGNLGMESTYADRAPLNNLPEDFDWPTDPEMEIELKLGTGLSYRFAPNWFISAEVLYETEFETEVGQERWSFFAGPSIHYGSADWWATLTWLPQLSGGGEQYEGQKDTGLHLIEKTEQEVRLKVAFNF
- a CDS encoding FMN-binding protein, which produces MAHSYLNSLFFVPIVVVAAPAFSADYLTIPEAQALIFDKAAVFTERPTLLSGDAKDQIKKLSGVRQRQDNQPIWKVEKDGQFLGWFFVDDVVGKHEYITYAVGVSPQGEVLGLEVLSYRETHGGEVREVSWRSQFHGKTLKDPFKLDEDVSNISGATLSCRNLLDGVKRLLVIHQLFLTQSA
- a CDS encoding FAD:protein FMN transferase — translated: MALRRAKPLLGTLVEIAATSPFSGASGQALDESTQQAKLQVAISAAFSRVADISRLLSFHKQESELNQLNANPGIWCHLSSDSLRVLRLAKYLGRASDNLFNCTVGGELIARGALPSPLGMPLLSQGHWQDIEIEANRARILRPIMLTLDGIAKGYAVDLAVSVLRRHGITGGWVNAGGDLKVFGTATLNVICRDTNGLSKSIKISNSALASSRVSSSLSQDFPALLLPTGEVDISANSDNERIVTIQAPFAWRADALTKVAGYLSPENAKVKISQLGGELVSFGASR